In a genomic window of Onychostoma macrolepis isolate SWU-2019 chromosome 08, ASM1243209v1, whole genome shotgun sequence:
- the LOC131546079 gene encoding LOW QUALITY PROTEIN: H-2 class II histocompatibility antigen, I-E beta chain-like (The sequence of the model RefSeq protein was modified relative to this genomic sequence to represent the inferred CDS: inserted 2 bases in 1 codon) produces MRFLNTGISTLEILLCNAELFDYSISDKSVKPKVKLSSVMRAGGRHPAVLMCSAYEFYPPHIKVSWLRDGKEVTSDVTSTMEMADGDWYYQIHSELEYSPKSGEKISCMVXHASFYKPMFYDWESERNKFAIGASGLVLGIIVAAAGLIYYKKKSTGRILVPH; encoded by the exons ATGCGCT TCCTTAACACTGGGATTTCAACACTGGAGATTTTGCTGTGTAATGCTGAACTCTTTGACTACAGCATCAGTGATAAATCAG TGAAACCAAAGGTTAAGCTCAGTTCAGTGATGCGGGCTGGTGGCAGACATCCAGCTGTGTTGATGTGCAGCGCATATGAATTTTATCCTCCACATATAAAAGTGTCCTGGCTGAGAGATGGTAAAGAGGTGACCTCAGATGTGACCTCCACTATGGAGATGGCTGATGGGGACTGGTACTACCAGATTCACTCTGAGCTGGAGTACAGCCCCAAATCTGGAGAGAAGATCTCCTGTATGGT GCATGCCAGCTTCTATAAACCCATGTTCTATGACTGGG AGTCTGAGAGGAATAAATTTGCTATCGGAGCCTCTGGTCTGGTGCTAGGAATCATCGTCGCAGCTGCTGGACTCATTTACTACAAGAAGAAATCAACAG GGAGGATCCTAGTACCTCATTAA